A region from the Chrysoperla carnea chromosome 4, inChrCarn1.1, whole genome shotgun sequence genome encodes:
- the LOC123298442 gene encoding uncharacterized protein LOC123298442: MVRQNVIIQSTSTAYPDASMSTESDVSKMPASQNYENVSKDLNTSIEEVRDHLKNVIDMMGPHSPKLNTAFETSNDADNEESLYSSTSIISSSVLKVQKLTSRLHDENSEKPGNGILSSKTTNINEYEMHKGYCSSSKCVPPKYLDRYTRKPVCCCVSDYCPCHSCPYNHRMQHQSINGNEAVDQTKVLNRKNFRKHPEFYRIEMEQSNKPDINPPKRFVFDLVDNIPHPMSENGIQNNVCESNVQIAADGKKGTPWSCPPCFSKKKNPRPKKYDHKKHPEKIDIYYFDHGNSAYFRTTDSAPLTYTDELAQKTEMMTTKFWAEIFGSLHIFCAFVTAFILQFLKFTLYSIIRPLTIGIIQLTSDYFIKPFLAVLFNGILQPPLILFYNIATSIKDLCHPIAIGFGYFLIELAKVFSAIRFVEIRNREPRKLNLGADYA; encoded by the exons atggttcGACAAAATGTGATCATTCAATCAACTTCAACTGCATATCCTGATGCAAGCATGTCTACAGAAAGTGATGTATCGAAAATGCCTGCAAGTCAAAACTATGAAAATG ttagTAAAGATTTGAATACGTCAATTGAAGAAGTTCGTGATCActtgaaaaatgttattgataTGATGGGCCCACATTCTCCAAAGCTTAATACTGCTTTTGAAACTAGTAATGACGCTGATAATGAGGAATCGTTGTATTCTTCTACATCTATTATAAGTTCATCtgttttaaaa GTACAAAAATTAACTTCACGATTACATGATGAAAATTCAGAAAAACCAGGAAACGGCATATTATCATCAAAAACAACTAACATAAATGAATATGaaatgcataaaggttattgttcAAGTAGTAAATGTGTTCCGCCGAAGTATTTAGATCGATATACCAGAAAACCAGTCTGTTGCTGTGTTTCTGATTATTGTCCATGCCATTCATGTCCTTATAATCATAG aaTGCAACATCAGTCCATTAATGGGAATGAAGCAGTTGatcaaactaaag tgttaaatcgtaaaaattttagaaaacatcCAGAATTTTATCGTATTGAAATGGAACAATCAAACAAACCAGATATAAATCCTCCAAAG CGATTTGTATTTGATTTAGTTGATAATATTCCCCATCCCATGTCAGAAAATGGTATTCAAAATAATGTATGTGAAAGTAATGTACAAATTGCAGCGGATGGGAAAAAAGGTACTCCATGGTCTTGTCCACCCTGCTTCAGCAAAAAGAAAAATCCCAGGCCAAAAAAATACGATCACAAGAAACATcctgaaaaaattgatatttactaTTTCGATCATGGAAATTCTGc gtATTTTCGTACAACGGATTCAGCTCCATTAACATACACAGATGAATTAGCTCAAAAAACTGAAATGATGACAACCAAATTTTGGGCAGAAATTTTTGGATCACTGCATATATTTTGTGCATTTGTTACTGCTTTTATTcttcagtttttaaaatttacactaTACAGTATAATTCGTCCATTAACAATCGGAATAATTCAATTGACATCTGATTACtttataaaaccatttttagCAGTcctttttaatggaattttacagccaccattaattttattttataatatagctACATCCATCAAGGATTTATGTCATCCAATTGCTATtggttttggatattttttaatcgaactTGCAAAAGTATTTAGTGCTATAAGATTTGTGGAAATACGAAACAGAGAACCACGCAAGTTAAATTTAGGAGCTGATTATGCTTAG
- the LOC123297946 gene encoding MYG1 protein-like, with the protein MRLALILNTVVRKVNFTKVYTLHYSFSSVILSKYQFGKISSPKSESMKRSFSTMSGLKFDEPATIGTHDGVFHCDEALACYLLRKIPQLKKSEIIRSRDSKVLDKCSIVVDVGGVYDPERHRYDHHQREFMHTLSSIRPECPDKHIRLSSAGLIYAHFGKEIIGYILNDLDLTDDQLKLLYLRVYEDFVEELDGIDNGIPQYSEGKAAFRINTHVSARIAMLNPKWNSPDDVDVQELFYKAMEMVGKEFEESLLYAAKVWLPGRQLVKQAIEKRFDVYKTGEIMELSNRCPWKEHLFSLEKELGIKDEIKYVIFQDIKGQWRVQGVPTEPNGFICRVFLHDDWQGLRDEVLSEKSGIPGCIFIHANGFIGGHLNRDGVLEMARRSLEFKNSKIQ; encoded by the exons ATGCGATtggctttaattttaaatactgttgtacgaaaagttaattttactaAAGTTTACACTTTGCATTACAGTTTTAGTTCTGTAATTCTATCCAAGtatcaatttggaaaaatatctTCGCCTAAATCAGAAAGTATGAAACGAAG tttttctacAATGTCCGGACTTAAATTCGATGAACCAGCCACAATAGGAACCCATGATGGCGTTTTTCATTGTGACGAAGCGTTAGCGTGTTATTTGTTGCGAAAAATAcctcaattaaaaaaatcagaaattattCGGTCTCGTGATTCTAAAGTTTTAGATAAGTGTTCGATTGTTGTGGATGTTGGCGGCGTTTACGATCCAGAACGACATAGATATGATCATCATCAACGAGAGTTTATGCATACTTTAAGTTCCATACGCCCTGAATGTCCAGATAAACATATACG ATTAAGTTCCGCGGGTTTAATTTACGCACATTTTGGTAAAGAAATCATCGGatatattttgaatgatttggATTTAACCGATgatcaattaaaattgttgtacTTACGTGTATACGAAGATTTTGTGGAAGAACTTGATGGTATAGATAATGGAATACCGCAATATTCAGAAGGAAAAGCTGCGTTTCGAATTAACACTCATGTAAGTGCCAGAATTGCTATGTTGAATCCAAAATGGAACTCACCCGATGATGTGGATGtacaagaattattttataaagctaTGGAAATGGTTGGTAAAGAATTCGAAGAATCTCTTTTATATGCAGCAAAAGTTTGGTTACCTGGACGGCAGTTGGTTAAACAAGCAATCGAAAAACGTTTCGATGTCTACAAAACCGGTGAAATCATGGAATTATCAAATAGATGTCCTTGGAAAGAACATTTATTTAGTCTGGAAAAGGAATTAGGTATTAAAGATGAAATCAAATATGTTATCTTCCAAGATATTAAGGGTCAATGGCGTGTTCAAGGCGTTCCAACAGAGCCTAATGGTTTTATTTGcag agtTTTTCTACATGACGATTGGCAAGGTTTACGAGATGAAGTATTAAGTGAAAAGTCCGGAATTCCTGGTTGTATATTTATTCATGCTAACGGATTCATTGGTGGACATTTAAACCGGGATGGTGTGTTAGAAATGGCAAGAAGAAGTTTAGAATTtaagaattcaaaaattcaatag